In Acidianus brierleyi, one genomic interval encodes:
- the gatC gene encoding Asp-tRNA(Asn) amidotransferase subunit GatC, producing the protein MSEEKLIEKLQSLSLIELKENEKEIIGKDIKKILDFFNKINEIDLSNVEPMFHPISQGKLREDKPLSTLTQSDALRNVKHKENGYIKGPSTYGD; encoded by the coding sequence ATGAGTGAAGAAAAACTTATTGAAAAATTACAAAGCTTATCATTAATTGAGCTTAAAGAAAATGAAAAGGAAATAATAGGTAAAGATATTAAAAAAATATTAGATTTCTTTAATAAAATAAATGAAATAGACTTATCCAACGTAGAACCTATGTTTCATCCTATATCTCAAGGAAAATTAAGGGAAGATAAGCCATTATCCACACTAACTCAATCAGACGCTTTAAGAAATGTAAAACATAAAGAAAATGGTTATATCAAAGGACCTAGTACCTACGGTGATTAA
- the albA gene encoding DNA-binding protein Alba encodes MSTATPTPSNVVLVGKKPVMNYVLAALTLLNQGVPEIVIKARGRAISKAVDTVEIVRNRFLPDKIEIRSIGIGSQVVTSQDGRQSRVSTIEIAIKKKA; translated from the coding sequence ATGAGTACCGCAACTCCGACTCCAAGTAACGTAGTTTTAGTAGGTAAAAAGCCAGTAATGAACTATGTATTAGCAGCATTAACTCTGCTAAATCAAGGCGTGCCAGAAATAGTTATAAAAGCTAGAGGTAGAGCAATAAGCAAAGCCGTAGACACTGTAGAAATAGTAAGGAACAGATTCTTACCAGATAAGATAGAGATCAGATCAATAGGAATAGGAAGCCAAGTAGTCACAAGCCAAGACGGAAGACAATCAAGAGTTTCAACAATAGAAATAGCAATAAAGAAAAAGGCTTAA
- the gatA gene encoding Asp-tRNA(Asn)/Glu-tRNA(Gln) amidotransferase subunit GatA has translation MISNIVIDLKERRLSPEEYVARSFEKINRLEKNINAFITLRKEEEVLQEVKENIKKEGKLAGILIAIKDAISTKDLRTTCASKMLEDYIPPFDATVIQKLKSEGAVIIGKTNMDEFAMGSTTETSYFGPTRNPWDLERTPGGSSGGSGASLAAGYVDIALGTDTGGSIRAPAAFTATFGLKPSYGTVSRYGLIAYANSLEQIGPMAKNAEDLGLLYSIISGEDSKDATTIKNKNIGTPSEIPISGLKIGILKDILESSDKSVTTIINNVINKLSSEGAIIEDVRLGNSEYALPAYYIIAMSEASSNLARYDGVRYGFSKYSDGNWKETFSKNRGEGFGLEVKRRIMLGSFILSAGYYDQYYVKALKVRRIIKDSLDQIFNKYDILISPTMPILPPRIGEMINDPIKMYAMDLNTVIANLAAIPAISMPAGFYNNLPVGLQLMGRYLSDTMLIGISSYIEKILKLYDLTAPL, from the coding sequence ATGATCTCTAACATAGTAATAGATTTAAAGGAGAGAAGATTAAGCCCAGAAGAATATGTAGCAAGGTCTTTTGAAAAAATAAATAGACTAGAAAAAAACATTAATGCGTTTATAACACTTAGAAAAGAAGAAGAAGTTTTACAAGAGGTAAAAGAAAATATTAAGAAAGAAGGCAAACTAGCCGGTATATTAATAGCAATTAAGGACGCCATCTCTACCAAGGATTTAAGGACTACTTGTGCTTCTAAAATGTTGGAAGATTATATACCGCCATTCGATGCTACAGTTATACAGAAATTGAAATCAGAAGGAGCAGTAATAATAGGAAAGACTAACATGGACGAATTTGCAATGGGTTCTACTACTGAAACTAGCTATTTTGGGCCAACTAGAAATCCATGGGATCTAGAAAGAACTCCAGGAGGATCTTCAGGAGGAAGCGGCGCGTCTCTTGCTGCTGGTTACGTAGATATAGCTCTTGGTACCGATACTGGAGGATCTATAAGAGCTCCAGCAGCTTTTACAGCAACGTTTGGGTTAAAGCCTTCTTATGGGACTGTAAGCAGATATGGTCTAATAGCTTATGCTAATAGCTTAGAGCAAATAGGACCTATGGCAAAAAACGCTGAAGATTTAGGTTTACTATATAGTATAATATCTGGTGAAGATAGTAAAGACGCTACTACTATAAAAAACAAAAATATAGGAACACCATCAGAGATTCCGATAAGTGGACTTAAAATAGGTATACTCAAAGACATTTTAGAATCTTCCGATAAGTCTGTAACAACTATCATAAATAATGTTATAAATAAGTTATCTTCAGAAGGTGCAATAATAGAAGATGTTAGATTAGGTAATTCAGAATACGCATTACCGGCATATTATATAATTGCCATGTCTGAAGCTAGTTCTAATTTAGCTAGATATGATGGAGTTAGATATGGGTTCAGCAAATATAGTGATGGAAATTGGAAGGAAACATTTAGTAAAAATAGAGGAGAAGGATTCGGCCTTGAAGTAAAAAGAAGAATAATGTTAGGATCATTCATTTTAAGTGCTGGGTACTATGATCAATACTATGTTAAAGCTCTTAAAGTAAGAAGAATAATAAAAGATAGTTTAGACCAAATATTCAATAAATATGATATACTAATTTCCCCTACTATGCCTATTTTACCTCCTAGAATAGGCGAAATGATTAATGATCCAATAAAAATGTATGCTATGGATCTTAATACAGTAATAGCAAACTTGGCTGCAATACCAGCAATTTCCATGCCAGCAGGTTTTTATAACAATTTGCCTGTAGGCTTACAACTAATGGGAAGATATCTTTCAGATACTATGTTAATTGGGATAAGTTCATATATAGAAAAAATTCTGAAGCTTTATGATCTCACTGCACCACTTTAA
- a CDS encoding DEAD/DEAH box helicase — translation MESLNSKIIELIKERNWNKMTDIQKKSLKPILSGNNTLIIAPTGYGKTEAALLPVLSQMIESNAKPVSLIYITPLKALINDITFRVDWWASRLDFLVSRKHGEVPQKEKNMRLKKVPHILITTPEGLEIDLDWASRFREFYKNVKWVIVDEIHELVNSKRGIQLSILLERLKEFSNFDFQRIGLSATVANEDLISSFLFGSSSRNPSIVRISDSKNFELRIKKICGNDIWTNSAKEISSSIESPSLIFTNSRFLTERLHEELEKLNQEGIFVHHSSISRESKNNVEEHLRAGKAKAVICTKTLELGIDVGDIRKIIMYRPPPSVASFLQRLGRSGHCISGVPKGEIFCIYDFDVLEALSIYYLAKKGIVEKPGISSSLDVAAREILGITLQYEKVSPEFIYNVLINSYPFRNLKKEKFEEIINYLIRNGLLSLEGEDIKIGKFFFKLWNFNRNRNFSWTKSFSEFFSLINNDDTFILKHNDRIIGEIDAIYVYKHIRIGDIIRISGKLWKVIKIHSGRMSIEVVPTDSGEGEIPVWKGDGIPKSYLLPKEISKLIRNIDKINHNILDKNAVMEINDLLSVYLNHKIPLPSNKIIIIEKRDKETVYTTLLNERISNTISHMLLYLATSKESLNTYARSSIYGFSVSYTEKDLLKDILKLSDKKLKQLILKSVLRSPLFISVLKEIQISFGKVGKVNNKEDKILIKEALKQTVNRYFSIKGTLKFIRKIKNNEIKIINYDGITPLGDAVLSHAPIKPWLFSVYTLIYESLKGGAYTISELSETLGISEKSLENKLKQMRKPDSKFRITSFIDVDSREIRWCLLDDLEKIVESDDFYTSFSVLNENETFVAVLRQLNGNENTEIIFKPKELIDNFDEIKHRIPFEEIGELRISDPVDPLVCNLSPRFYYVNKKSIPYLLLNAVAYIQNLKYS, via the coding sequence ATGGAATCATTAAACAGTAAGATCATAGAGCTCATAAAAGAAAGAAACTGGAATAAAATGACTGATATACAAAAAAAATCATTAAAACCTATACTTAGTGGAAATAATACTTTGATCATAGCACCTACAGGGTATGGGAAAACTGAGGCAGCATTATTGCCAGTTTTAAGTCAAATGATAGAGTCTAATGCTAAACCTGTTTCACTCATTTACATAACTCCCCTAAAAGCTCTAATTAATGATATAACGTTTAGGGTAGATTGGTGGGCATCAAGACTAGATTTTCTAGTAAGTAGAAAACATGGTGAAGTACCGCAAAAAGAGAAAAATATGAGATTAAAAAAGGTACCACATATTCTCATTACTACGCCTGAGGGACTAGAAATAGATTTAGATTGGGCTTCTAGATTTAGAGAATTTTATAAGAATGTAAAATGGGTAATAGTAGATGAAATTCATGAGTTAGTAAATTCTAAAAGAGGAATTCAATTGTCCATTCTACTTGAAAGACTAAAGGAATTTTCTAACTTTGATTTTCAAAGAATAGGTCTTTCTGCTACTGTAGCTAACGAAGATTTGATATCTTCGTTTCTATTTGGTTCATCATCCAGAAATCCTTCTATAGTTAGAATAAGCGACAGTAAGAATTTCGAGTTAAGAATTAAAAAAATATGCGGAAACGATATTTGGACAAATTCTGCAAAAGAAATATCGTCTTCTATAGAGTCTCCTAGCTTAATATTTACAAATTCAAGATTTTTAACGGAAAGATTACATGAGGAATTAGAGAAATTAAATCAAGAGGGAATCTTTGTACACCATTCTTCGATATCTAGAGAATCAAAAAATAATGTGGAAGAGCATCTAAGAGCAGGCAAGGCTAAAGCAGTAATATGTACAAAAACGTTAGAACTAGGAATTGATGTTGGCGACATAAGAAAAATAATTATGTATAGACCGCCTCCCTCTGTAGCCTCGTTTTTACAAAGGCTAGGCAGGAGTGGGCATTGCATTTCAGGAGTTCCAAAAGGAGAAATATTCTGTATATACGATTTTGATGTTTTAGAAGCATTATCCATATATTATTTGGCTAAAAAAGGAATAGTAGAAAAGCCTGGAATATCCTCTAGTTTAGACGTAGCTGCTAGAGAGATCTTAGGCATAACGTTACAATACGAAAAAGTATCACCAGAGTTTATTTATAATGTATTAATAAACTCATATCCGTTTAGAAATCTGAAGAAAGAGAAATTTGAAGAAATTATTAATTATTTAATTAGGAATGGCTTATTATCTTTAGAAGGCGAAGATATAAAAATAGGCAAATTCTTCTTTAAATTATGGAATTTCAATAGAAATAGGAATTTTAGTTGGACTAAAAGCTTTTCTGAGTTTTTTTCACTAATAAATAATGATGACACATTTATCTTAAAGCATAATGATAGAATTATAGGCGAAATAGACGCAATTTATGTTTATAAGCACATTAGAATAGGCGATATTATAAGAATAAGCGGAAAATTATGGAAAGTGATAAAAATTCATAGCGGAAGAATGAGCATAGAGGTTGTTCCTACAGATTCTGGTGAAGGAGAAATACCAGTATGGAAAGGAGACGGTATACCAAAATCATATCTATTACCCAAAGAGATTTCAAAGTTAATTAGAAATATAGATAAGATAAATCATAATATATTAGACAAAAACGCAGTTATGGAAATTAATGACTTACTTTCTGTATATTTAAATCATAAAATTCCTCTACCATCAAATAAAATCATAATTATAGAAAAAAGAGATAAGGAAACAGTATATACTACGTTACTAAATGAGAGAATTTCAAATACAATTTCTCATATGTTGTTGTATTTAGCTACTTCTAAAGAATCATTAAATACGTATGCAAGATCTTCCATTTATGGATTTTCAGTGAGTTATACTGAAAAAGATTTACTAAAGGATATACTAAAACTAAGTGACAAAAAACTTAAGCAGCTTATTTTGAAATCAGTTCTAAGATCACCTTTGTTCATTTCTGTTTTAAAAGAAATTCAGATAAGTTTTGGAAAGGTAGGTAAAGTAAATAATAAAGAAGATAAAATATTAATTAAGGAAGCACTAAAGCAAACTGTAAATAGATACTTTAGTATAAAGGGAACACTTAAATTTATCAGAAAAATAAAAAATAATGAGATAAAAATTATAAATTACGACGGAATTACTCCATTAGGAGACGCAGTATTATCTCATGCCCCTATAAAGCCTTGGTTATTTAGTGTCTATACGCTAATTTATGAATCTTTAAAAGGCGGTGCATATACTATTTCAGAACTTTCAGAAACATTGGGAATATCAGAAAAAAGTCTTGAAAATAAGCTTAAGCAAATGAGAAAACCTGATTCTAAGTTTAGAATAACTAGCTTTATTGATGTAGATAGTAGAGAAATTAGATGGTGCCTTCTTGATGATCTAGAAAAGATAGTAGAATCAGATGATTTCTATACATCATTCTCCGTTTTGAATGAAAATGAAACTTTTGTTGCTGTATTGAGACAACTTAATGGTAATGAAAATACCGAGATAATATTTAAGCCAAAGGAATTAATAGATAATTTTGATGAAATAAAACATAGAATTCCTTTTGAAGAAATAGGAGAACTAAGAATTTCTGATCCAGTAGACCCACTAGTATGCAATCTATCTCCTAGATTTTACTATGTAAATAAAAAATCTATACCATACTTACTTCTTAATGCAGTAGCTTATATACAGAATCTAAAATATTCTTAG
- a CDS encoding ribonuclease P subunit p25 family protein gives MMDKTAQIVVSSTKSVEDHVLEIITMMNQGTSEIEIKGYGREINKTVDIYNQLKDKLGEGIKLSETSIGSEVKDKKRISYLLLRITKAY, from the coding sequence ATGATGGATAAAACTGCTCAGATAGTAGTTAGTAGCACAAAGTCAGTTGAAGATCATGTGTTAGAAATAATAACCATGATGAATCAGGGTACTAGCGAAATAGAAATAAAAGGATATGGAAGAGAAATAAACAAAACAGTAGATATTTATAATCAGCTAAAAGATAAACTAGGTGAAGGCATTAAATTATCAGAAACCTCAATAGGAAGCGAAGTAAAAGATAAAAAACGTATTTCATATTTGTTGCTCAGAATAACTAAGGCTTACTAA
- the cutA gene encoding divalent-cation tolerance protein CutA, producing MPAILILSTIPEIKTGKHIAKTLVDEKLAACVNIIPYIRSFYIWEGKTEEDDEALMIIKTEKDLENRIIQRIKELHPYSLPEIITFNISGGLPEYLNWIFESVRK from the coding sequence ATGCCTGCTATACTTATATTAAGTACAATACCAGAAATAAAAACTGGGAAACATATTGCAAAAACTTTAGTTGATGAAAAATTAGCCGCGTGCGTAAATATAATCCCATATATAAGATCGTTTTATATATGGGAAGGTAAAACTGAAGAAGACGATGAAGCACTTATGATAATTAAAACTGAGAAAGATCTTGAGAATAGAATAATCCAAAGAATTAAAGAGTTACATCCATATTCGTTACCAGAAATTATTACTTTTAATATTTCTGGAGGATTACCAGAATATCTAAATTGGATATTTGAGAGTGTGAGAAAATGA
- a CDS encoding DEAD/DEAH box helicase: MGRDENGSQFVLDLERARRNRVRLSEIKDTLESLGITFSNDELQYLQRILPEYDIEFSIDRGNLFVIPSVYIMDIIKKYNISIEYDRQRKIFISKPYYYSNLREIFLENGLKVRELNTKMKNFDFSIKIILRDYQNEAIEKWKENNFKGVIALPTGSGKTLIGLKAIELVKKSTLIVAFTKEQMNQWRDSIIRFSDFRPDIGLYYSSEKNIKPITISTYQTAYRHINELADKFDLLIIDEAHHLPADKFREIALGLIASKRLGLSATPYREDGKHEELFKLMGGVIYYKGVNELINKGYLSPYEIIQVKVFLNKEERSKYSELLKKFKILSKDRRISELIKKAQEGDGDAIEALRIYNEMRKIVSLAQNKISKINDIIQKENGKKILIFTQYVEQAENLAKIFNALIITGKISKSERDKILAEFKSMKSGILVLTTVGDEGLDIPDASVGIIVTGTGSRRQFIQRLGRLLRPVDGKKATLYEILVQGTPEEYQAKKRKEENLDEAFLQISSEYSEEIK, from the coding sequence TTGGGACGAGACGAAAATGGTTCCCAGTTTGTGCTAGATTTAGAGAGAGCTAGAAGAAATAGGGTGAGATTATCTGAAATTAAAGATACATTAGAATCCTTAGGAATAACTTTTAGTAATGATGAATTACAATATTTACAAAGAATACTTCCAGAATATGATATAGAATTTTCTATAGATAGGGGAAATCTTTTTGTAATTCCAAGCGTGTATATTATGGATATTATAAAAAAATATAATATATCTATAGAATACGATAGGCAAAGAAAGATATTTATATCTAAGCCATATTATTATTCTAATCTGAGAGAAATATTCTTAGAAAATGGCCTAAAAGTGCGTGAGCTAAATACCAAAATGAAAAATTTTGATTTTAGTATTAAGATTATATTACGAGATTATCAAAACGAAGCCATAGAAAAATGGAAAGAAAATAACTTTAAAGGAGTTATAGCACTTCCTACAGGTTCTGGAAAAACTTTGATAGGATTAAAAGCTATTGAATTAGTAAAGAAATCTACTTTAATAGTAGCTTTTACGAAAGAGCAAATGAATCAATGGAGAGATTCTATAATAAGGTTTTCTGATTTTAGACCAGATATAGGATTGTATTATAGCTCCGAAAAAAACATAAAACCTATCACCATATCTACATATCAAACTGCGTATAGACATATAAACGAATTAGCAGACAAATTTGATCTTTTAATAATTGATGAAGCTCATCATTTACCTGCTGATAAGTTTAGGGAAATAGCATTAGGGCTAATAGCTAGTAAAAGGTTAGGCTTATCTGCTACACCGTATAGAGAAGATGGAAAACATGAAGAACTCTTCAAATTAATGGGGGGAGTTATATATTATAAAGGAGTTAATGAACTGATTAATAAAGGATATTTGTCTCCATACGAAATAATACAAGTTAAGGTATTTTTAAATAAAGAGGAAAGATCTAAATACTCTGAGTTATTAAAAAAATTTAAGATATTATCCAAAGATAGAAGAATATCGGAATTAATCAAAAAAGCTCAAGAAGGAGACGGTGATGCGATCGAGGCTCTCAGAATATATAATGAGATGAGAAAAATTGTTAGTTTAGCACAAAATAAGATATCTAAAATTAATGATATTATACAGAAAGAAAATGGGAAGAAGATATTGATATTTACGCAATATGTAGAACAAGCGGAAAATTTAGCTAAAATATTTAATGCTTTGATAATAACAGGCAAAATATCCAAATCGGAAAGAGATAAAATACTAGCTGAATTTAAATCAATGAAAAGTGGAATCTTGGTATTAACTACTGTTGGAGACGAGGGTCTAGATATACCTGACGCAAGTGTAGGGATAATAGTAACTGGAACTGGTTCACGGCGACAATTTATTCAGAGGCTTGGAAGGCTACTTAGACCAGTAGATGGAAAAAAAGCTACACTCTATGAAATCTTAGTTCAAGGTACTCCAGAAGAGTATCAAGCTAAGAAAAGAAAAGAAGAAAATCTAGATGAGGCATTTCTTCAAATTTCTTCTGAATATTCAGAAGAAATAAAGTAA
- the rgy gene encoding reverse gyrase, with protein MITSVYTNSCPNCGGPLESTRALEGLPCNKCINGSVDAFKNIPIDEKIKAIYNILVNQGNLKGYWELYYSLELYEELSNYFKKITGYMPWSLQKFWLRRLGEGASFSMSAPTGLGKSTTIMVYSSYLKDNVLYLVPTKSLQDQICNKISKFAEISCGKIDDKKISIVTINYLNRHFSEINYYRPKFIGVDDADAIVKSGKTTDKLVSIMGIPEEIYEDAIKLVRLKRLLFIQEDREELEAKIRQIESRIASFSGNIAQLVIASATMRPKGVKQKALKYITGFDVSTAQIYARNIIDSFSDKSLESIVMELGSGGLILVSKEYGKNKMKEIKSLLENKGISVDLAISGRKFLEKFSSGKTDIIIGSASYYGVAVRGIDEPKKLRYVIFYGVPKSRIRAYDAVLNPFTLLKISKLLNYEIDENKILNLNSAEIQAIRIAFLRSQKLSGKLGEIQQYLLPKIEDIRKIMASVTSDIDGDTFVLKKINNEVYIEFPDATTYLQGSGRSSRLLNGGLTLGLSVILVDDYKLLDMLKRRINYLMYNFNITDFNSLNISKVKDEIERTRNETNASIDISTALLVVESPTKAKTISRMFGTPARRNIGGIPIYETVIVDANKAYILDVMATKGHITDLTLENKGYYGVDVDDERISPYYSPLYRCVNCKRLISQTVDKCPYCGSTTLLSSLSTINALRKIAMEVDKVFIATDPDTEGEKIAYDVAVNVAPYNNNIKRIKYHEVTRNGILSALRDQGTLDINAVNSQVTRRIEDRWIGFELSKILKVKFNSQNQGAGRVQTPVLGWIVDNTEKYKNSMGWIANIKLGNYVYRLFFKNKSDAKIMSIEVKKIGEKRDVISPYPPYTTDTLLIDAYNRFRLPAERVMKIAQELFESGLITYHRTDSIHVSSRGIEIAKEYLSKKGIQEFSPRSWGNEGAHEAIRPTNPMDLDDLKKEITENPNKYFIKFTWAHFAVYDLIFKRFIASQMNNAIGTYTKYEININGNNIQNIELLSDISGGFSMILQLRTYSLPEGKIPPEYTVIKGSKEKLMNYAEVIKLMREKNIGRPSTYAKTIQTLIRHGYIVQSKKKGYLIATKKGIEAYKYLSTRFSNLVSTDTTADLLRKMDMISNGSIEAEVIIKDILGQVKSLVSLSYSEQQI; from the coding sequence ATGATAACTTCAGTATACACTAATTCATGCCCTAATTGCGGAGGGCCTTTAGAATCTACAAGAGCATTAGAAGGTTTACCTTGTAATAAATGTATTAATGGTAGCGTTGACGCATTTAAAAATATACCAATAGATGAAAAAATCAAGGCTATTTATAATATTCTTGTTAATCAAGGAAATTTGAAGGGATATTGGGAATTATATTACTCTTTAGAATTATATGAAGAGCTTTCCAATTATTTTAAGAAAATTACTGGATATATGCCATGGTCACTACAAAAATTCTGGCTAAGAAGACTAGGAGAAGGAGCTAGTTTCTCTATGTCTGCTCCTACTGGTTTAGGCAAGTCTACTACTATTATGGTATATTCTTCTTATTTGAAAGATAACGTGTTATATTTAGTACCTACCAAATCTTTGCAAGATCAAATTTGCAATAAAATAAGTAAATTTGCCGAAATATCTTGTGGTAAAATAGACGATAAAAAAATTAGTATAGTTACAATAAACTATCTAAATAGACACTTTAGTGAAATCAATTATTATAGGCCTAAGTTTATAGGTGTAGACGACGCTGATGCAATAGTAAAAAGCGGTAAAACTACCGATAAGCTTGTCAGTATTATGGGAATTCCAGAAGAGATTTATGAGGATGCTATAAAACTTGTTCGACTTAAAAGATTATTATTTATTCAAGAAGATAGAGAAGAATTGGAAGCTAAAATAAGACAAATAGAATCTAGAATAGCATCGTTTTCTGGCAATATAGCTCAATTAGTAATAGCTAGTGCTACTATGAGACCAAAAGGAGTAAAGCAAAAGGCGTTAAAGTATATAACAGGTTTTGATGTTAGTACTGCACAAATTTATGCAAGGAACATTATAGATTCCTTCTCTGACAAAAGCCTAGAAAGTATAGTAATGGAATTAGGTAGTGGAGGTCTAATACTAGTTTCAAAAGAATATGGAAAAAATAAAATGAAAGAAATAAAAAGCTTACTTGAAAACAAGGGCATATCAGTCGATTTAGCAATAAGTGGTAGAAAATTTCTTGAAAAATTCTCTTCAGGAAAAACAGATATTATAATAGGTTCTGCGTCATATTATGGAGTTGCAGTAAGGGGAATAGATGAGCCAAAAAAACTTAGGTACGTAATATTTTACGGTGTACCTAAGAGTAGAATTAGAGCTTATGATGCAGTACTTAATCCTTTTACTTTACTTAAAATATCGAAACTACTTAATTATGAAATAGACGAAAATAAGATATTGAATTTAAACAGCGCTGAGATACAAGCAATAAGAATAGCTTTTCTTAGATCTCAGAAATTATCTGGTAAATTAGGAGAAATTCAGCAATATTTGCTTCCAAAAATAGAGGATATTCGTAAAATAATGGCCTCGGTTACGTCTGATATAGACGGAGATACATTCGTATTAAAGAAAATTAATAACGAAGTTTATATTGAATTTCCTGATGCTACAACATATTTGCAAGGATCTGGAAGAAGTAGTAGATTATTAAATGGAGGATTAACTTTAGGACTTAGTGTCATTCTTGTAGATGATTATAAATTATTGGATATGCTAAAACGTAGAATAAATTATCTAATGTACAATTTTAACATAACAGATTTTAATTCCCTTAATATCTCTAAGGTAAAAGATGAGATTGAAAGAACTAGAAATGAAACCAATGCTTCTATAGATATATCTACTGCACTTTTAGTAGTCGAATCTCCTACTAAAGCTAAGACAATATCGAGGATGTTTGGAACTCCAGCAAGGCGTAATATAGGTGGCATTCCAATTTATGAAACAGTTATAGTAGATGCCAATAAAGCGTATATTTTAGACGTTATGGCTACTAAAGGGCATATAACAGATCTTACGCTAGAAAATAAAGGATATTATGGCGTAGACGTTGACGATGAAAGAATCTCTCCTTATTATTCACCGTTATATAGGTGTGTAAATTGTAAGAGGTTAATAAGTCAAACAGTAGATAAGTGTCCTTATTGTGGATCTACTACTCTATTATCTAGCTTATCTACTATTAATGCGTTAAGAAAAATAGCAATGGAAGTAGATAAAGTGTTTATAGCCACAGATCCTGATACTGAAGGAGAAAAAATTGCCTATGATGTAGCAGTAAATGTTGCACCATATAATAATAATATTAAGAGAATAAAATATCATGAAGTTACTAGAAATGGGATACTTAGTGCATTAAGAGATCAGGGCACTTTAGACATTAATGCTGTTAATAGTCAAGTAACCAGAAGAATAGAAGATAGGTGGATAGGCTTCGAATTAAGCAAAATATTAAAAGTTAAATTCAATTCTCAGAATCAAGGAGCTGGCAGAGTTCAAACTCCAGTACTTGGTTGGATAGTTGATAATACCGAAAAGTATAAAAATTCTATGGGTTGGATAGCTAATATAAAATTAGGTAATTATGTTTATAGATTATTCTTTAAAAATAAATCAGACGCTAAGATAATGTCTATTGAAGTTAAGAAAATAGGAGAAAAGAGAGATGTCATATCTCCATATCCTCCATATACTACAGATACATTGCTAATAGATGCATACAATAGATTTAGACTACCTGCGGAAAGAGTGATGAAAATAGCGCAAGAATTATTTGAATCTGGATTAATAACATATCATAGGACAGATAGTATTCATGTTTCTTCTAGGGGAATAGAAATAGCCAAAGAATACTTAAGCAAAAAAGGTATCCAGGAATTTTCACCTAGAAGTTGGGGAAATGAAGGTGCACATGAGGCCATAAGACCTACTAATCCTATGGACTTAGATGATTTAAAGAAAGAAATAACTGAAAATCCTAATAAATACTTTATAAAATTTACCTGGGCTCATTTCGCAGTATATGATCTTATATTTAAAAGATTTATTGCAAGTCAAATGAATAATGCGATAGGAACTTACACTAAATACGAAATAAATATAAATGGGAATAATATCCAAAACATCGAATTACTTTCAGATATTTCTGGCGGATTTTCTATGATTTTACAGTTAAGAACATATTCTCTGCCAGAAGGTAAGATACCCCCAGAATATACCGTCATAAAGGGTTCTAAGGAAAAATTAATGAATTATGCAGAAGTCATAAAATTGATGAGAGAGAAAAATATAGGAAGACCTAGTACTTATGCAAAAACTATACAAACACTAATTAGACACGGATATATAGTCCAAAGCAAGAAAAAGGGCTATTTAATAGCCACTAAAAAGGGTATTGAGGCTTACAAATATCTTTCTACAAGATTTTCTAATTTAGTTTCTACAGATACTACGGCAGATCTCCTAAGAAAAATGGACATGATATCTAATGGTTCAATAGAGGCTGAGGTCATAATAAAAGACATTTTAGGTCAAGTAAAGTCTTTAGTAAGCCTTAGTTATTCTGAGCAACAAATATGA